Proteins found in one Fimbriimonadaceae bacterium genomic segment:
- a CDS encoding DinB family protein, which translates to MDKRHYLFQALRLSPAAVRSVVSAVPTSRHDDALEPGRFSLRFALAHLVDWEPIMLGRIRQCVEEPGSTVYGIDEGERAVAEHYETWGVPATLDRFDKERAKLVEYCSSLSDAQWDSVAVHNERGPMSAQDWAWTVAGHDMYHLEQFAAYLR; encoded by the coding sequence ATGGACAAACGCCACTACTTGTTCCAGGCCCTGCGCCTCAGCCCTGCTGCCGTCCGAAGCGTCGTGTCGGCCGTGCCGACGAGCCGGCATGACGACGCCTTGGAACCGGGCCGGTTCTCGCTCCGGTTCGCCCTCGCCCACCTGGTGGACTGGGAACCGATCATGCTCGGCCGGATCAGGCAATGCGTGGAAGAACCTGGCTCGACCGTGTACGGGATCGACGAAGGAGAACGGGCGGTCGCGGAGCACTACGAGACCTGGGGCGTGCCTGCCACGCTCGACCGGTTCGACAAGGAGCGGGCCAAATTGGTGGAGTACTGCAGTAGCCTGAGCGACGCCCAGTGGGACAGCGTGGCCGTCCACAACGAGCGCGGCCCGATGTCGGCCCAAGACTGGGCGTGGACCGTCGCCGGCCACGACATGTACCACCTCGAGCAGTTCGCCGCGTACCTGCGGTAA
- the priA gene encoding primosomal protein N', translating to MPERILVADVGMESRAAGADAVYTYAARPGLRVGDAHLVPLGPRVAVGYVLAVREVEPEGLGFDPAMLKPVGPQVRGMELPPPTLDLVHEVARQTLSSLSTALGPAVPPGTRDRLVTTWEWTGRQGGGDLSPALQECLRVLQEKAVVDTKAKPLPGGTKRHLLDLEGLGLARQVFALAPAVARRGAVGPLRLTPDNERVEKFLAGPGRRKPAQSVTLMRLQGSEGASFSAQEIKSLGGVTDQTVKALVDAGLLVPSTDETVAARPPKPNLEQQAAIDAVSAAVRAGRPERFLLFGVTGSGKTEVYLRCAEEALKRGRQVLYLVPEIALTAQVIAQLRARFGPRVAVLHSNMTPAERLESWLRVRGGEAPVVLGARSALFAPLHDIGLIVMDEEHEASYKQESAPRYHSRRVAVWMAGRHGCPLVTGSATPSVESFYEAETGQATLLRMDKRAASARLPDVHLVDLTEMFREHRASVFAPPLHEALGETLAAGEQAILFLNRRAYAPFVVCRDCGHRFTCPRCAVTLSFHRREHRLRCHHCDHDVPAPDQCPACCGDKVNAFGVGAEKVEEAVTVHFPTARVARLDRDVVRRKGALEETLAKFRGGELDVLVGTQMVAKGLDFPNVTLVGVIAADISLNIPDFRASERTFQLLSQVAGRAGRGQKPGRVFIQTLSHEHPSVVAAQSHDYESLYRALKEERQAVDYPPFRLLVNVVFSGPVRQAVVEHAAAAGQRLRTALPDAEVLGPVDCSLERLNEQWRKHVLLKLDPGADLSPVLAAVRGIESSDVRTVIDVDPYNMM from the coding sequence ATGCCGGAACGGATCCTAGTGGCCGATGTCGGCATGGAGAGCCGGGCCGCCGGCGCGGACGCGGTGTACACCTACGCTGCCCGTCCCGGCTTGCGGGTAGGGGACGCCCACTTGGTGCCTCTCGGGCCGCGCGTGGCGGTCGGCTACGTCCTCGCCGTCCGCGAGGTCGAGCCTGAAGGCCTCGGGTTCGACCCGGCGATGCTCAAGCCAGTGGGCCCCCAAGTCCGTGGCATGGAACTTCCCCCTCCGACCCTTGACCTCGTCCACGAGGTCGCCCGCCAGACCCTGTCGTCATTGTCTACCGCCCTCGGCCCCGCCGTGCCTCCCGGGACCCGCGACCGTCTCGTCACGACCTGGGAGTGGACCGGGCGCCAAGGCGGGGGTGATCTCTCGCCCGCCCTGCAGGAATGCCTCCGTGTCCTCCAAGAGAAAGCGGTGGTCGACACCAAGGCCAAGCCTTTGCCGGGCGGCACGAAGCGCCACCTTCTCGACCTCGAAGGACTCGGGCTAGCGCGACAGGTGTTCGCCCTAGCCCCGGCCGTGGCCCGGCGAGGGGCGGTCGGCCCCCTTCGGCTGACTCCCGACAACGAGAGAGTCGAGAAGTTCCTCGCCGGCCCTGGCCGCCGCAAACCGGCCCAGTCGGTGACACTGATGCGGCTGCAGGGTAGCGAGGGGGCCAGCTTTTCGGCCCAAGAGATCAAGAGCCTCGGCGGGGTGACCGACCAGACCGTGAAAGCCCTGGTGGACGCCGGGCTCCTCGTACCGTCGACGGACGAGACGGTGGCCGCCCGACCCCCCAAACCCAACCTGGAACAACAGGCGGCCATCGACGCCGTGTCGGCCGCGGTCCGGGCCGGGAGGCCCGAGCGGTTCCTCCTCTTTGGTGTCACCGGGTCGGGGAAGACCGAGGTGTATCTCCGCTGCGCGGAAGAGGCACTCAAGCGGGGTCGGCAGGTGCTTTATCTCGTGCCCGAGATCGCCTTGACCGCCCAGGTCATCGCCCAACTCCGCGCCCGGTTCGGCCCGCGCGTCGCCGTCCTGCACAGCAACATGACTCCGGCGGAACGGCTTGAGTCCTGGCTGCGCGTCCGCGGTGGGGAAGCGCCCGTCGTGCTGGGGGCCCGTTCGGCCCTCTTCGCGCCGCTCCATGACATCGGCCTCATCGTCATGGACGAGGAGCATGAGGCCAGTTACAAGCAGGAGAGCGCCCCTCGGTACCACAGCAGGCGCGTCGCCGTCTGGATGGCGGGCCGGCACGGATGCCCCCTCGTCACGGGTTCGGCGACCCCGTCGGTCGAGAGCTTCTATGAGGCCGAGACCGGCCAGGCCACGCTCTTGCGCATGGACAAGCGCGCCGCCAGCGCCCGCCTGCCCGACGTCCACCTGGTGGACCTGACCGAGATGTTCCGCGAACACCGCGCGTCTGTCTTTGCCCCGCCTCTGCACGAAGCGCTCGGTGAGACCCTGGCCGCGGGAGAACAGGCGATCCTCTTCCTCAACCGCCGGGCCTACGCGCCCTTCGTCGTCTGCCGCGACTGCGGCCACCGATTCACCTGTCCACGGTGCGCCGTGACCCTCTCGTTCCACCGAAGAGAGCACCGGCTCCGGTGCCACCATTGCGACCACGACGTCCCGGCCCCCGACCAATGCCCTGCCTGCTGCGGCGATAAAGTCAACGCGTTCGGCGTCGGGGCCGAAAAGGTCGAAGAGGCCGTCACCGTCCACTTCCCGACCGCCCGGGTCGCCCGGCTCGACCGCGACGTCGTCCGCCGGAAAGGCGCCCTGGAGGAGACCTTGGCCAAGTTCCGCGGCGGTGAACTAGACGTGCTTGTCGGCACCCAGATGGTCGCCAAGGGCCTCGATTTTCCCAACGTCACCCTTGTCGGGGTCATCGCCGCCGACATCTCGCTCAACATCCCTGACTTCCGCGCCAGCGAGCGGACATTCCAGCTCCTCTCCCAGGTGGCGGGGCGGGCGGGCCGGGGTCAAAAGCCGGGCCGTGTCTTCATCCAGACGCTGAGTCACGAGCACCCTTCGGTCGTCGCCGCCCAAAGTCATGACTACGAGTCGCTCTACCGGGCGTTGAAGGAGGAGCGGCAGGCCGTCGACTACCCGCCGTTCCGGCTCCTCGTCAATGTCGTGTTCTCGGGGCCGGTGCGCCAAGCGGTGGTCGAGCACGCCGCCGCCGCTGGGCAACGGCTCCGTACCGCCCTGCCCGACGCCGAGGTGCTCGGCCCCGTCGACTGCTCCCTGGAAAGGCTGAACGAGCAGTGGCGCAAGCACGTGTTGCTCAAGCTGGACCCCGGTGCCGACCTCTCCCCAGTCCTGGCTGCGGTCCGCGGCATCGAGTCCTCTGATGTCCGCACTGTCATCGACGTCGACCCCTACAACATGATGTGA
- a CDS encoding DUF4339 domain-containing protein, protein MRYPGETMRYFVVVGEADEGPFTFDQLKELAAKGEIRPDSTLRPESGGDPVAAGSLGGLFATPPPQTESVSPPSPPSYTATTGRSPAMVAAIAVALMCVVCLPVGGALLYPVFAQARLAAQQTADMSRLRKIGTATLMYASEHDDRFPPVMDSGSGVLPFVASNVVLGAEQAVETVFKSTNPRSDNFSGNSLLASQNAFAMEHRDLTLMFFDSMDWQGGVRCLLTVDGSVRKSRGDRVVKAVANKGVLSPLDLGAGSR, encoded by the coding sequence GTGCGTTATCCTGGGGAGACGATGCGCTACTTTGTCGTGGTCGGCGAGGCCGACGAGGGGCCGTTCACGTTCGACCAGCTCAAAGAACTGGCGGCCAAAGGCGAGATAAGGCCTGATTCGACCCTGCGACCAGAGTCGGGGGGCGATCCGGTGGCGGCAGGATCGCTGGGTGGGTTGTTCGCGACACCTCCTCCCCAGACGGAGTCAGTGTCCCCTCCTTCCCCGCCGTCGTACACCGCGACCACGGGACGAAGCCCGGCGATGGTCGCCGCCATCGCTGTCGCCCTGATGTGCGTGGTGTGCCTCCCCGTCGGGGGAGCGCTCCTCTATCCGGTGTTTGCCCAGGCCAGGCTGGCTGCCCAACAGACCGCTGACATGAGCAGACTCAGGAAGATCGGCACCGCGACCCTGATGTACGCGAGCGAGCACGACGACCGCTTCCCCCCGGTCATGGACTCGGGCTCAGGCGTCCTGCCGTTTGTCGCTTCGAATGTCGTCTTGGGCGCAGAACAGGCGGTAGAGACGGTGTTCAAAAGCACAAACCCCCGGAGCGACAACTTTTCCGGTAACAGTCTCCTGGCCAGTCAAAACGCCTTCGCGATGGAGCATCGAGACCTCACGCTCATGTTCTTTGACTCGATGGACTGGCAGGGTGGCGTGAGATGCTTGCTCACCGTCGACGGCTCGGTGCGCAAGAGCAGGGGTGACCGGGTCGTCAAGGCGGTCGCGAACAAGGGCGTCCTCAGTCCCCTGGACCTGGGCGCGGGTAGCCGTTAG
- a CDS encoding extracellular solute-binding protein, which translates to MLRATLAALVLAMASLALPQDRPVTTVRMMAKTWAVPSPNASDPRSVARRAIFDEFHRQNPDVQVANAGGLELASDTQEVGLFMSMAGDTSPDVFYVNFRQYYNFIDQGFCRPLDDLVQNDPDIIGRITPEVLRVLRSYDGHLYAVPFFQAAQALYYRRDHFLEAGLDPDRPPRDWAEFLEYGRRLTDSKPGRNGFAFGTSAQSQAYWWVNFLWQAGGEVALPTESGVWKSAIDSPQGAVALDYFRRLTTEKWTGKDGLKHGPISRMTADLSADIAAGKISMWFSYTGDVVLNQSDIPAQLIGIAQMPAGPAGHANEVNAGMWAVSSKVKDPNKLDACWRFIKFWASQQGARISAERFIDAGLSKFVNPAVLEEIGRHDLATQVDPSYAEANRELFKHGHPEPYGHNCQQVYSVLDGALERARHESTPARVILKQVAAEMDRKLLGYTPPAVLARQRGWATGLVVFLAALGGWLGWVAVRRARSRLAQVEDRLAAGTDRRRVARFLFWWLLPAAGTIFFWAYVPLARGLVIAFQDFKIIKGSHWVGLDNFIEVFTQPIFYRSVVNSLVFVGLSVGVGFLLPVFLAVGLNEIPRAKVFYRTLYYLPAMTSSVVVAFLWRQIYDRGPQGLLNSLLDPFAALWDRVSGVQHVPLALDWLGDPKLAMLAVVLPGIWAGAGPGSILYLAALKQIPGERYEAADLDGASWAHKLRHITFPGLRPLLLINLLGAVIGGFKAMEGIFILTGGGPVYATHVLGLEIWTNAFQFLKFGYATAAAWVMGAMLIGFTLVQMRTLTRLKFSAGKG; encoded by the coding sequence ATGCTCAGGGCGACCTTGGCCGCTCTTGTCTTGGCCATGGCGTCGCTCGCCCTGCCCCAAGACCGCCCTGTCACGACGGTGCGCATGATGGCCAAGACGTGGGCCGTCCCGTCACCCAACGCCAGCGACCCCCGTTCGGTCGCCCGACGCGCCATCTTCGACGAGTTCCACCGACAGAACCCCGACGTCCAGGTCGCCAACGCCGGCGGGCTTGAGCTGGCCTCCGACACTCAAGAGGTCGGCCTCTTCATGTCCATGGCGGGCGACACCTCGCCGGACGTGTTCTACGTGAACTTCCGCCAGTACTACAACTTCATCGACCAAGGGTTTTGTCGCCCGCTTGACGACCTCGTCCAGAACGACCCTGACATTATCGGCCGCATCACGCCCGAGGTGCTCCGCGTCCTGCGCAGTTACGACGGCCACTTGTACGCGGTGCCGTTCTTTCAGGCCGCCCAAGCGCTCTACTACCGCCGCGACCACTTCCTGGAGGCCGGCCTCGATCCGGACCGACCGCCCCGCGACTGGGCCGAGTTCCTGGAATATGGCCGCAGGCTCACCGACAGCAAGCCGGGCCGGAACGGATTCGCCTTCGGCACCTCGGCCCAGAGCCAGGCGTATTGGTGGGTCAACTTCCTGTGGCAAGCCGGTGGCGAAGTCGCCCTGCCCACCGAGTCCGGGGTCTGGAAATCGGCTATCGACTCGCCTCAAGGTGCGGTGGCCCTCGACTACTTCCGGCGGCTGACGACAGAGAAGTGGACCGGCAAGGACGGCCTGAAGCACGGGCCGATCAGCCGCATGACCGCCGACCTTTCTGCCGACATCGCCGCAGGCAAGATCAGCATGTGGTTCAGCTACACCGGGGACGTCGTGCTCAACCAGAGCGACATACCCGCCCAGTTGATCGGCATCGCCCAGATGCCGGCCGGGCCGGCCGGCCACGCCAACGAAGTCAACGCAGGCATGTGGGCGGTCAGCAGCAAGGTCAAGGACCCCAACAAGCTGGACGCCTGCTGGCGCTTCATCAAGTTCTGGGCGAGCCAGCAGGGCGCCCGCATCAGTGCGGAGCGGTTCATTGACGCCGGGCTCTCCAAGTTTGTCAATCCTGCCGTGCTGGAGGAGATCGGGCGGCACGACCTGGCCACGCAGGTCGACCCCAGCTACGCCGAAGCCAACCGCGAACTGTTCAAGCATGGGCATCCGGAACCATACGGCCACAACTGCCAGCAGGTCTATTCGGTCCTCGACGGTGCGCTGGAGCGGGCCCGGCACGAAAGCACCCCCGCCCGAGTCATCCTCAAACAAGTCGCCGCGGAGATGGACCGCAAGCTCCTCGGCTACACCCCGCCTGCCGTCCTCGCCCGCCAACGCGGGTGGGCCACCGGGCTGGTGGTTTTTCTGGCCGCCCTTGGTGGTTGGCTCGGGTGGGTCGCGGTCAGAAGGGCCCGGTCCCGCCTTGCCCAGGTCGAAGACCGGCTCGCCGCGGGGACCGACCGCCGCCGGGTCGCCCGGTTCTTGTTCTGGTGGCTCCTGCCTGCGGCCGGCACGATCTTTTTCTGGGCCTACGTCCCCCTTGCCCGGGGCTTGGTCATCGCGTTCCAAGACTTCAAGATCATCAAGGGCAGTCACTGGGTCGGCCTCGACAACTTCATCGAGGTCTTCACCCAACCCATCTTCTACCGGTCGGTCGTCAACAGCCTTGTCTTCGTCGGTCTGTCGGTCGGGGTCGGGTTCTTGCTCCCTGTCTTTCTGGCCGTCGGGCTCAACGAGATCCCTCGGGCCAAGGTGTTCTACCGGACGCTTTACTACCTTCCCGCGATGACCAGTTCGGTGGTCGTCGCCTTCCTTTGGCGACAGATCTACGACCGGGGGCCCCAAGGTCTGCTCAACTCCTTGCTCGACCCGTTCGCCGCCCTGTGGGACCGTGTGTCCGGCGTCCAGCACGTCCCGCTCGCCCTCGATTGGCTGGGCGACCCAAAGCTCGCGATGCTCGCCGTCGTGCTCCCCGGCATCTGGGCGGGGGCGGGCCCCGGGTCGATCCTCTATCTTGCCGCTCTCAAGCAGATCCCCGGAGAACGGTACGAGGCCGCCGATCTCGACGGGGCCAGCTGGGCGCACAAACTGCGCCACATCACGTTCCCCGGCCTTCGGCCCCTCTTGCTCATCAATTTGCTCGGCGCGGTCATCGGCGGGTTCAAGGCGATGGAGGGCATCTTCATCCTCACCGGGGGCGGCCCGGTCTACGCCACCCACGTCCTCGGCCTCGAGATCTGGACGAACGCGTTCCAGTTCCTCAAGTTCGGCTATGCGACCGCCGCCGCCTGGGTCATGGGGGCGATGCTCATCGGCTTCACCCTGGTCCAGATGCGCACCCTGACCCGGTTGAAGTTCAGCGCGGGGAAGGGATGA
- a CDS encoding PEP-CTERM sorting domain-containing protein yields MQKILLVAGGALVAALGHAFTVASFQDPTIGESDLVVFTVTGSTIGAAYTGIELNVLGTTYSDVTLAMAPVAYSGAGAVKDVAAGSAVFSTGSDSNVLTITWDAGTFVAPFGFGASFASLQNVTFSGSSIPAEASNWIDQQFAFSFANPQTSADGDTYSASMTSSAVPEPATMAVLGLGVAALVGRRRRG; encoded by the coding sequence ATGCAGAAGATTTTGTTGGTTGCCGGTGGCGCGCTTGTCGCCGCCCTGGGCCATGCGTTCACGGTCGCGTCATTCCAAGACCCGACCATCGGTGAGTCCGACCTTGTTGTTTTCACTGTGACCGGCTCGACGATCGGAGCCGCCTATACCGGGATCGAGCTCAACGTTCTTGGCACCACTTACTCCGACGTGACCCTGGCGATGGCTCCCGTCGCCTACTCGGGTGCCGGGGCCGTCAAGGACGTCGCCGCCGGGTCCGCTGTGTTCAGCACGGGGTCGGATTCAAACGTCCTCACCATCACCTGGGACGCGGGCACCTTTGTCGCGCCGTTCGGGTTTGGAGCCAGCTTTGCCTCTTTGCAGAACGTCACCTTCAGCGGGTCGAGCATCCCTGCCGAAGCGAGCAACTGGATCGACCAGCAGTTTGCCTTCTCGTTCGCCAATCCGCAGACTTCGGCGGACGGAGACACCTACTCGGCGTCGATGACGTCGTCGGCGGTGCCCGAGCCGGCCACGATGGCCGTCCTCGGCTTAGGCGTCGCCGCCCTCGTCGGTCGCCGCCGCCGGGGCTGA
- the recA gene encoding recombinase RecA, translating to MAIDKSSTGDKEKALEIALQQIEKSFGKGSVMRLGGADQEPVEAISTGSLSLDAALGIGGLPRSRITEIYGSESSGKTTIALHVIAQAQKAGGMALFVDAEHALDLEYAKRLGVDVDRLYVAQPTTGEEALEIMDSMVRSGAMDVVVLDSVAALVPKAEIEGDMGDSHVGLQARMMSQALRKLGGSINKTRTAAIFINQIREKIGVMFGNPETTPGGRALKFWASTRLEVRRGEFLKNGPDAYGARTKVKVVKNKVAPPFKNAEFDMIFGEGVNRAGDVLDLAVEHNFVSKAGTYYNYGETRLGQGRDNARGYLDEHPEVLDELDGLVRQKLGVKARGAISETAVVGGALNV from the coding sequence ATGGCGATAGACAAAAGCAGCACGGGGGACAAAGAGAAGGCGCTGGAGATCGCGCTTCAGCAGATCGAGAAGTCGTTTGGCAAGGGCTCGGTCATGCGCCTGGGGGGAGCCGACCAAGAGCCCGTCGAGGCCATCTCGACCGGGTCCCTTTCGCTGGACGCCGCGCTGGGGATCGGCGGCCTGCCACGTAGCCGCATCACCGAGATCTACGGCTCGGAGTCGAGCGGCAAAACCACGATTGCCCTGCACGTCATCGCCCAGGCGCAGAAAGCCGGGGGCATGGCCCTGTTCGTCGACGCCGAACACGCCCTTGACCTGGAGTACGCGAAGCGGCTCGGAGTGGACGTCGACCGCCTTTACGTCGCCCAGCCGACGACCGGCGAAGAGGCTTTGGAGATCATGGACTCGATGGTCCGGTCCGGCGCGATGGACGTCGTCGTCCTTGACTCGGTCGCCGCGCTCGTGCCGAAGGCCGAGATCGAGGGCGACATGGGCGACAGCCACGTCGGCCTCCAAGCCCGGATGATGTCCCAGGCCCTGCGCAAGCTCGGAGGCTCGATCAACAAGACCAGGACGGCGGCGATCTTCATCAACCAGATCCGCGAGAAGATCGGGGTCATGTTCGGCAACCCGGAGACGACCCCCGGTGGCCGCGCCCTCAAGTTCTGGGCCAGCACCCGCCTGGAGGTGCGCCGCGGCGAGTTCCTGAAGAACGGGCCCGACGCCTACGGTGCCCGCACCAAGGTCAAGGTCGTGAAGAACAAGGTGGCCCCGCCGTTCAAAAACGCCGAGTTCGACATGATCTTTGGCGAAGGCGTCAACCGGGCCGGCGACGTTCTCGACTTGGCCGTGGAGCACAACTTCGTCAGCAAGGCGGGCACGTACTACAACTACGGAGAGACCCGGTTGGGACAAGGTCGAGACAACGCCCGGGGCTACCTGGACGAGCACCCTGAGGTCCTCGACGAATTGGACGGCCTTGTGCGCCAAAAGCTGGGCGTGAAGGCCCGCGGAGCCATCTCGGAGACCGCCGTGGTCGGCGGCGCCCTCAACGTGTGA
- a CDS encoding regulatory protein RecX: MTSRDRAFEIAWAAVGRSERTASELARHLTARGIEAADIDAVVARLIELGYVADGRVADDAVQSAKSGKPVGRDKVRAKLLSRGVDEAVVDEALGTMDHAGEVERATTLAAKLGTAAGPAKVARYLAARGFDEETVRDVVERLFPD; this comes from the coding sequence GTGACTTCCCGCGACCGCGCCTTCGAGATCGCGTGGGCCGCAGTCGGCCGATCCGAAAGGACGGCCAGCGAATTGGCCCGCCACCTGACGGCGCGCGGGATCGAGGCCGCCGACATCGACGCGGTCGTCGCCCGGCTGATCGAACTGGGCTACGTGGCCGACGGCCGCGTCGCCGACGACGCTGTCCAGTCGGCCAAGTCCGGTAAGCCGGTGGGACGAGACAAAGTGCGGGCAAAGCTCTTGTCGCGCGGAGTGGACGAGGCCGTGGTGGACGAGGCACTCGGCACCATGGACCACGCCGGCGAGGTCGAGCGCGCGACGACACTCGCCGCCAAGCTGGGCACGGCGGCGGGGCCGGCCAAGGTGGCCAGGTACCTTGCCGCGCGGGGGTTTGACGAAGAAACCGTCCGCGACGTGGTCGAACGGCTCTTTCCCGACTGA
- the rny gene encoding ribonuclease Y — protein sequence MASSDELMTPGEAAAAAKRLLLNVVRRAAASAVAEGTTVVVPLPSEDMKGRLIGRDGRNIKAFESVTGADLIIDDSPESVTVSCFDPLRREAARMTLVGLVLDGRIHPGRIEEIHERTLADIEASLVDAGHDAAARAQAGPLPAPVAHVLGQLRFRTSYAQNVLEHSVEVARLASLLAGELGADDAVCRRAGLLHDVGKALGAEWKGPHALAGMEFLRLHGEQDEVLKAVGAHHDEIPCDTPEAVVVATADALSAARPGARREKVEAHIERLATIESLATGLAGVEKAYAVQAGREVRVYVRADQIDDAGAQRVAQQVARRIKAGVEYPGPLRVTVIREFRVTEVVGQ from the coding sequence ATGGCGAGCAGCGACGAATTGATGACGCCCGGTGAGGCGGCGGCGGCGGCCAAACGCCTGTTGCTCAACGTCGTCCGTCGCGCGGCGGCCTCCGCAGTGGCCGAAGGCACGACCGTGGTGGTCCCCTTGCCTAGCGAAGACATGAAGGGCCGGCTGATCGGCCGGGACGGCCGCAACATCAAGGCGTTCGAGTCGGTCACCGGAGCCGACCTCATCATCGACGACAGCCCGGAGTCGGTGACCGTCTCCTGCTTCGACCCCTTGCGGCGCGAGGCGGCCCGGATGACCCTGGTCGGACTCGTCTTGGACGGTCGCATCCACCCTGGCCGGATCGAGGAGATCCACGAGAGGACCCTGGCTGACATCGAGGCCAGCCTGGTCGACGCGGGCCACGACGCGGCTGCCCGGGCCCAGGCAGGCCCGCTGCCCGCTCCTGTCGCCCACGTCCTTGGTCAACTGAGGTTCCGCACCAGCTACGCCCAAAACGTCCTTGAGCACAGTGTGGAGGTGGCGCGGCTGGCTTCCCTGCTCGCGGGAGAACTGGGGGCCGACGACGCGGTCTGCCGCCGGGCTGGGCTGCTCCATGACGTCGGCAAAGCCCTCGGTGCCGAGTGGAAAGGGCCCCACGCCCTGGCCGGCATGGAGTTCTTGAGGCTCCACGGCGAACAGGACGAAGTGCTGAAGGCCGTCGGCGCCCACCACGACGAGATCCCTTGTGACACGCCGGAGGCCGTCGTCGTCGCGACCGCCGACGCCCTAAGCGCGGCCCGGCCCGGCGCACGGCGCGAGAAGGTCGAGGCCCACATCGAGCGGTTGGCGACGATCGAGTCTCTGGCGACGGGCCTCGCTGGTGTCGAGAAAGCCTATGCGGTGCAGGCGGGGCGCGAGGTCCGCGTCTATGTCCGCGCCGACCAGATCGACGACGCTGGGGCCCAGCGGGTCGCCCAGCAGGTCGCGAGGCGGATCAAGGCCGGCGTGGAGTACCCTGGCCCCTTGCGCGTCACCGTCATTCGTGAGTTTCGTGTCACCGAGGTCGTGGGCCAGTGA
- a CDS encoding TIGR00282 family metallophosphoesterase, with the protein MTYRILFLGDIVGKPGRTAVLEALPSLRNAHNPDIVIVNGENSAAGVGITPDIADELFRNGVDAVTLGNHAFNKREIFDYLDKGKPIVRPHNMSKGVPGRGVCHVQKGQVDLAVVNLCGRVFLDGYGDPFAAVDELLPHIGTKHVFIDFHAEATSEKVAFGHYVDGRVSAVVGTHTHIQTADETVLRGGTAYITDVGMCGPVPSVIGMDKDIVLRKFVSGLPTRFEVANEPGVICGVVIDVSTETGRAVAISRLRRP; encoded by the coding sequence GTGACATACCGCATCCTCTTCCTCGGCGACATCGTGGGCAAGCCAGGGCGCACCGCCGTCCTCGAGGCGCTGCCGAGCCTCCGGAACGCCCATAACCCCGACATCGTCATCGTGAACGGCGAGAACAGCGCCGCCGGGGTCGGGATCACGCCCGACATCGCCGACGAGCTTTTTCGCAACGGCGTTGACGCCGTCACTCTCGGCAACCACGCCTTCAATAAGCGGGAGATTTTCGACTACCTGGACAAGGGCAAGCCCATTGTCCGGCCCCACAACATGTCCAAGGGCGTGCCGGGCCGTGGCGTGTGCCATGTGCAGAAGGGCCAGGTCGACTTGGCCGTCGTCAACCTCTGCGGGCGCGTCTTCTTGGACGGTTACGGTGACCCCTTCGCCGCGGTCGACGAGCTCCTGCCCCACATCGGCACCAAGCACGTCTTTATTGACTTTCATGCCGAGGCGACCAGCGAAAAGGTGGCCTTCGGCCACTACGTGGACGGTCGCGTGTCGGCGGTGGTCGGCACCCACACCCACATCCAGACCGCGGACGAGACGGTTCTGCGCGGCGGCACCGCCTACATCACCGACGTCGGCATGTGCGGCCCGGTCCCGAGCGTGATCGGCATGGACAAGGACATCGTGCTGCGGAAGTTCGTGTCAGGCTTGCCGACACGCTTTGAAGTCGCGAACGAACCTGGTGTAATCTGTGGAGTAGTCATCGACGTCTCAACAGAGACAGGGCGCGCCGTAGCGATCAGCCGGTTACGGCGTCCATAA